The following proteins are co-located in the Colletotrichum lupini chromosome 4, complete sequence genome:
- a CDS encoding cytochrome P450 yields MESFTLVIFYLGILVVPGFLFSSLRRLLGWSTKTSVDGKTSKSPARFPGPKQYPVVGRVHDLPRFAMWLKLKEWADEFGPIYQTSMLGQKFVIISDEGMAQDLLIKDGNKFAGRPQIRALIDHKLGPAYSALMDRHDTWKHQRKWVHAAMAAAHQHHFYGHIENEVKRWLVTLLVDPEKFHGNTRELTGRIISRLAWDDSTQGRAYGESAIETLTRMSISGPIVNTMTPLWHIADLVRYNPWRKYEVNRDKNQRAWWLKTFRLSKARYLRGDLPSDTWTYRYFEQLQKSGNETLKQTEKAEDFAACMLGFQCLVGVVTISGPMQFFLMCMALHPEWLKKCQEEIDRACGDRMPTRDDFAELPTVRACLKETLRWRSGVPLGVPHQCEQDSEFRGVRIEKGTIILACEWNINRVPEKYPDPEHYRPDRYLDPSFPTYQEPLSRYPNFRDGVGMHTFGWGRRTCLGQNLVDDEMFVAGAGVCWAFDMSLKKCPSTGEDVTFDTQATNSNVILEPLPFPMQFKIRSPERAKEVFEGYNAVRDALKV; encoded by the exons ATGGAGAGCTTTACTCTCGTCATATTTTATCTTGGCATCCTAGTGGTGCCTGGTTTCCTATTCTCTTCCCTCCGACGCTTGCTAGGATGGTCCACAAAAACCTCCGTGGATGGCAAGACATCCAAGTCTCCTGCCAGATTCCCTGGTCCCAAGCAATACCCAGTCGTCGGCCGTGTACATGACTTGCCCAGATTTGCCATGTGGCTCAAGCTCAAGGAATGGGCAGATGAGTTCGGGCCAATCTATCAAACCAGCATGCTTGGCCAGAAGTTCGTAATCATTTCTGACGAAGGAATGGCTCAAGATCTCCTCATCAAAGATGGCAACAAATTCGCCGGAAGACCCCAGATCAGGGCGCTCATTGATCATAAGTTGGGTCCGGCATACTCTGCTTTGATGGACCGCCATG ACACTTGGAAACATCAAAGAAAATGGGTCCATGCGGCTATGGCGGCTGCTCATCAGCATCACTTCTATGGTCATATCGAGAACGAGGTCAAGCGGTGGCTGGTGACCCTCCTTGTCGACCCAGAGAAATTTCACGGCAACACTCGCGAGCTGACAGGGCGCATCATCAGTCGCCTTGCTTGGGATGACTCCACACAAGGACGGGCCTATGGCGAGAGTGCCATTGAGACCTTGACAAGGATGTCCATCTCTGGCCCCATTGTCAACACCATGACACCACTATGGCACATTGCAGACCTCGTTCGATACAATCCTTGGCGCAAGTACGAAGTGAACCGAGATAAGAACCAGCGTGCTTGGTGGTTGAAAACATTCAGGCTCTCCAAGGCAAGATATCTGAGAGGAGACTTGCCATCAGACACATGGACCTACCGGTACTTCGAGCAGCTACAGAAGAGTGGAAATGAGACTCTTAAGCAGACTGAAAAGGCCGAAGACTTCGCAGCCTGCATGCTTGGCTTCCAGTGTCTTGTTGGAGTGGTCACTATTTCTGGGCCTATGCAGTTCTTCTTGATGTGCATGGCGCTTCACCCCGAGTGGTTGAAGAAATGCCAAGAGGAAATTGACAGGGCCTGTGGCGATAGGATGCCAACTCGTGACGACTTCGCCGAACTTCCAACCGTAAGAGCTTGTTTGAAAGAGACCCTCCGGTGGAGGTCTGGGGTGCCTCTTG GGGTTCCCCATCAATGCGAGCAGGATTCTGAATTCCGCGGCGTCAGAATCGAGAAAGGAACAATTATCCTTGCATGCGAGTG GAACATCAACCGTGTCCCGGAAAAGTACCCCGACCCAGAACATTACCGCCCGGATCGCTACCTAGACCCCAGCTTTCCCACGTATCAGGAGCCTCTCAGCCGGTACCCGAACTTCCGCGATGGTGTCGGCATGCATACGTTTGGGTGGGGTCGTCGAACATGCCTGGGCCAGAACCTAGTAGATGACGAGATGTTCGTCGCTGGAGCAGGCGTATGCTGGGCCTTTGACATGAGCCTCAAGAAATGCCCCTCCACTGGCGAGGACGTGACGTTTGATACGCAGGCGACGAACTCCAACGTCATTCTGGAGCCTCTGCCATTCCCAATGCAGTTCAAGATCAGAAGCCCTGAGCGAGCTAAAGAGGTGTTTGAGGGGTACAATGCCGTCAGGGATGCTCTGAAGGTTTGA
- a CDS encoding methanesulfonate monooxygenase yields MTAQPHPLNSDPERLLFAYWVPNVSGGLIISKIPQRTNWDLASNVKYAKAAEQAGIEYGLTQIRFTSGYGAANQHESVSFSQAILQATDTVKIIAAILPGPWNPTTVAKQIASIDHYSNGRIAVNIVSGWFKGEFTAIGEWWLEHAERYRRSNEFIRCLKGIWTAPEDTGFTFGGDFYRYRNYVLNPKPVQKPHPEIFQGGNSDDARNNGAEVSDWYFMNGNDLDGFRNQIADVKARAAKVGREDQVRFAVNGFVIVRETEEEAVRVLQEIQGKADKEAVEAFRASVQEAGASTSNKKGMWADSKFDDLVQYNDGFKTKLIGTKEQVAERLVLLKSLGVNLVLTAFLHYDEEIEQFGREVLPLVRQFEKEGRGKDANLEIERTGDVYRKK; encoded by the exons ATGACCGCTCAACCACATCCCCTCAATAGCGACCCTGAACGACTGCTTTTCGC ATACTGGGTACCCAATGTCTCGGGTGGCTTGATAATCAGCAAGATCCCGCAGAGGACAAACTGGGACCTAGCTAGCAACGTCAAATACGCCAAGGCTGCGGAGCAAGCTGGTATCGAGTACGGCCTCACGCAGATTCGCTTCACGTCTGGATACGGTGCTGCAAACCAACATGAGTCTGTGTCCTTCTCTCAGGCAATTCTCCAAGCCACAGACACAGTGAAGATCATTGCTGCTATTCTCCCTGGGCCCTGGAATCCCACGACGGTGGCGAAGCAGATCGCCAGCATCGACCACTACAGCAATGGCCGCATTGCCGTTAACATCGTGAGCGGTTGGTTCAAGGGCGAATTTACAGCCATCGGCGAGTGGTGGTTGGAGCATGCTGAGCGTTACCGTCGCAGCAATGAGTTCATCCGCTGTCTCAAAGGCATCTGGACCGCACCCGAGGACACAGGATTTACCTTCGGCGGTGACTTTTACCGCTACAGGAACTATGTGCTCAATCCTAAGCCAGTCCAGAAACCTCATCCCGAGATCTTCCAGGGCGGCAACAGCGACGACGCCAGAAACAATGGCGCCGAGGTCAGTGACTGGTACTTCATGAACGGCAACGACCTCGATGGTTTCCGTAACCAGATTGCGGACGTAAAGGCCCGCGCGGCAAAGGTCGGCCGCGAGGACCAGGTGCGCTTCGCGGTGAATGGCTTTGTCATCGTTCGTGAAACAGAAGAAGAGGCCGTTCGCGTGTTGCAGGAGATCCAAGGCAAGGCGGACAAGGAGGCCGTCGAGGCGTTCCGGGCCTCTGTTCAGGAAGCTGGGGCCAGCACCTCAAACAAGAAGGGCATGTGGGCCGATAGCAAGTTCGACGACTTGGTACAGTACAACGATGGCTTCAAGACAAAGCTCATTGGTACTAAGGAGCAAGTTGCTGAGCGACTTGTTTTGTTGAAGAGTTTGGGTGTTAACCTAGTGCTCACTGCCTTCTTACATTACGATGAAGAGATTGAGCAATTTGGACGGGAGGTTTTGCCCCTCGTAAGACAGTTCGAAAAGGAGGGTCGTGGTAAGGACGCAAACCTTGAAATTGAGAGAACGGGAGATGTGTACCGTAAGAAATAG
- a CDS encoding acyl-CoA dehydrogenase domain-containing protein, with protein sequence MSSNARSVPATDPKVYDEYQQKWSSLPADEAAWLQRAKHVADVLAVDAAQRERENKSPRAEIALLKHSGLLKVLGWKKYGGGEQPWSVGYKVIREVAKGDGSIGMLLGYHLLWSTTANVIGSSEQADRTQDLIISNNYFVGGAVNPRDSDHKITSDGDNVIFNGFKNFNTGGVISDLTVLEGVLEGTDDHLYALVKTDQPGIIFSHNWDNVGLRLSESGSVKIENVTAPWSDALGWNAAEKKPDDSILKIPFASLLLPTIQLVFSNFYIGIAWGALDFASAYTRKNTRAWPFGGDNKEKAEDEFYILSTYGNFLAHLRAADALADKAGLEIDALYKYSGDPSTRAKVTAKARGEAAEWVASVKVTATDTGLRVTSGVFEVTGAKATGTKVGLDRFWRDIRTHSLHDPVSYKNRELGRYQLLGEIPEPTWYT encoded by the exons ATGAGTAGCAACGCTCGTTCGGTTCCTGCAACCGACCCCAAAGTGTACGACGAGTACCAGCAGAAGTGGTCGTCACTTCCTGCGGACGAAGCAGCGTGGCTTCAGCGAGCCAAACACGTTGCAGATGTGCTAGCCGTAGATGCCGCGCAGCGTGAGAGGGAGAATAAGTCACCTAGAGCTGAGATTGCGCTGCTGAAGCATTCTGGTCTTCTCAAAGTCCTGGGATGGAAAAAGTATGGCGGTGGTGAGCAGCCGTGGAGCGTCGGCTACAAGGTGATTCGCGAGGTTGCCAAGGGAGACGG ATCAATTGGCATGCTTCTGGGATACCATTTGCTCTGGTCAACGACGGCCAACGTCATTGGCAGCTCTGAGCAGGCAGACCGCACTCAGGATCTCATCATTTCCAACAACTACTTTGTCGGTGGTGCCGTGAACCCTCGCGACAGCGATCACAAGATCACTTCAGACGGCGACAACGTCATCTTCAATGGCTTCAAGAACTTCAACACCGGTGGAGTTATCTCCGACTTGACTGTTCTCGAAGGTGTACTTGAGGGTACGGATGACCACCTGTATGCGTTGGTGAAGACTGACCAGCCGGGAATTATCTTTTCTCACAACTGGGATAATGTTGGCCTGCGTCTGAGTGAGTCGGGAAGCGTCAAGATTGAGAACGTCACTGCGCCCTGGTCTGATGCACTAGGATGGAATGCCGCCGAGAAAAAGCCAGATGACTCGATTCTCAAAATCCCGTTTGCAAGTCTGCTTCTTCCCAC GATTCAACTCGTTTTCAGCAACTTCTACATCGGTATTGCATGGGGTGCGTTGGATTTTGCCTCAGCCTACACTAGAAAAAACACGCGGGCCTGGCCCTTCGGCGGTGAT AACAAGGAGAAGGCCGAGGATGAGTTTTATATCCTGTCCACTTACGGAAACTTCCTAGCTCACCTCCGTGCAGCCGATGCACTTGCCGACAAGGCTGGTCTCGAGATTGATGCATTGTACAAGTACTCTGGAGATCCATCAACTAGGGCCAAGGTCACTGCAAAGGCTCGAGGAGAAGCAGCGGAGTGGGTTGCTAGTGTCAAGGTCACGGCAACTGACACGGGACTTCGGGTTACGTCCGGTGTGTTCGAGGTGACGGGCGCGAAAGCCACCGGAACTAAGGTTGGCCTTGACAGATTCTGGAGGGATATCAGGACACACAGTCTGCATGATCCTGTGTCTTACAAAAATCGTGAGCTCGGTAGATATCAGCTGCTGGGCGAGATTCCCGAGCCGACATGGTACACTTAG